A genome region from Oryzias latipes chromosome 2, ASM223467v1 includes the following:
- the LOC101160460 gene encoding oocyte zinc finger protein XlCOF6-like isoform X1, giving the protein MIEEQEEPGPPMIKEEHEEPEPPEIKEEQEEPEPPEIKEEQEEPEPPLIKDEQEEPKPPMVKEEQEEPEPPIINEEQEEPGPPMIKEEQEEPEPPEIKEEQDEPEPPEIKEEQEEPEPPVIKKEQEEPEPPVIKEEQEEPEPPVIKEEQEEPQPPMIKEEQEEPQPPMVKEEQEKLCISKDEEQLDMKQETDTFMEIPIHEENQNNEADLKEQQIFNVNDCQDEEGNQHEESLSTTNGHTHPKNREQRKRKDKRPVQNVDSSHKKTHTGEKDFTCKECEKSFTRKSILKMHMRIHTEEKDFTCKECDKSFISKSNLKMHMRIHSGERPFSCKECDKSFISKSNLNMHKVIHSEERPFSCKECNKSFTKKPNLKTHMKIHSGERPFSCKECNKSFTSKRNLKIHMRIHTGEKPFFCKECDKGFRQISHFKTHMRNHREEKPYSCKECDARFDFVSGLERHRRKHTGEKPFSCKDCKKSFKRKCNLKIHMRIHTGERPFLCKECNSSFTFENGLKIHMRNHTGERPYSCKECDKSFIQMCELKAHMITHTGERPFVCKECDKTYFQMSALKAHMRTHTGERPYSCKECAKSFRQRSHFRTHMRTHTGEKPFFCKECDKSYIQMSDLKAHMRTHTGERPYSCKECDKSFRQRSHFRTHMRTHTGERPYSCKECDRSFRYGYGLKRHIRIHAGEESFSC; this is encoded by the coding sequence atgattgaggagcaggaggaaccaGGACCTCCAATGATTAAAGAGGAGCatgaagaaccagaacctccagagattaaagaggagcaggaagaaccaGAACCGCCAGAGAtaaaagaggagcaggaagaaccaGAGCCTCCATTGATTAAAGATGAGCAGGAAGAACCAAAACCTCCAATGgttaaagaggagcaggaagaaccagaacctccaatTATTaatgaggagcaggaagaaccaGGACCTCCAATgattaaagaggagcaggaagaaccagaacctccagagattaaagaggagcaggaCGAACCAGAACCGCCAGAGAtaaaagaggagcaggaagaaccagaacctccagtgattaaaaaggagcaggaagaaccagaacctccagtgattaaagaggagcaggaagaaccgGAACCTCCAGTgattaaagaggagcaggaagaaccacaacctccaatgattaaagaggagcaggaggaaccaCAACCTCCAATGGTTAAAGAAGAGCAAGAAAAACTCTGCATCAGCAAGGATGAGGAGCAGCTTGAtatgaagcaggagactgatacctttATGGAGATTCCTATTCATGAAGAAAATCAGAACAATGAAGCAGATCTTAAAGAACAGCAGATCTTTAATGTAAACGATtgtcaggatgaagaaggaaaccaacatgaagaatcaTTATCAACTACAAATGGCCACACACACCCAAAGAACAGAGAACAGAGGAAGAGAAAAGACAAACGTCCTGTCCAAAATGTGGACAGCTCTCACAagaaaactcacacaggagagaaggaTTTTAcctgtaaagaatgtgaaaaaagttttaccCGTAAATCTATTCTCAAAATGcacatgagaattcacacaGAAGAAAAGGATTttacttgtaaagaatgtgataaaagttttattaGTAAATCTAATCTCAAAATGCACATGAGAATTCACTCAGGAGAgaggcctttttcttgtaaagaatgtgataaaagttttattaGTAAATCTAATCTCAATATGCACAAGGTAATTCACTCAGAAGAgaggcctttttcttgtaaagaatgtaataaaagttttactAAGAAACCTAATCTTAAAACGCACATGAAAATTCACTCAGGAGAgaggcctttttcttgtaaagaatgtaataaaagttttactAGTAAACGTAATCTTAAAATCCACATGAGAATtcatacaggagagaagccttttttttgtaaagaatgtgataaaggTTTTAGACAAATATCTCatttcaaaacacacatgagaaatCACAGAGAAGAGAAGCCttattcttgtaaagaatgtgatgcaCGTTTTGATTTTGTATCTGGTCTTGAAAGACACAGGAGAAagcacacaggagaaaagccgtTTTCAtgtaaagattgtaaaaaaagttttaaacgtAAATGTAATCTCAAAATACACATGAGAATTCATACAGGGGAGAGgccttttttgtgtaaagaatgtaattcaagttttacttttgaaaatggCCTTAAAATACACATGAGAAATCACACAGGAGAAAGGCCttattcttgtaaagaatgtgataaaagcttTATTCAAATGTGTGAACTCAAAGCACACATGataactcacacaggagaaaggcCTTTTgtatgtaaagaatgtgataaaaccTATTTTCAAATGTCTGCTCTCAaagcacacatgagaactcacacaggagaaaggccttattcttgtaaagaatgtgctAAAAGTTTTAGACAAAGATCTCATTTCagaacacacatgagaactcacacaggagagaagcctttcttctgtaaagaatgtgataaaagctaTATTCAAATGTCTGATCTCAaagcacacatgagaactcacacaggagaaaggccttattcttgtaaagaatgtgataaaagttttagacAAAGATCTCATTTCagaacacacatgagaactcacacaggagaaaggccttattcttgtaaagaatgtgatagaAGTTTTAGATATGGATATGGTCTCAAAAGACACATTAGAATTCATGCAGGAGAGGAGTCCTTTTCATGTTAA
- the LOC101160460 gene encoding oocyte zinc finger protein XlCOF6-like isoform X2 has product MIKEEHEEPEPPEIKEEQEEPEPPEIKEEQEEPEPPLIKDEQEEPKPPMVKEEQEEPEPPIINEEQEEPGPPMIKEEQEEPEPPEIKEEQDEPEPPEIKEEQEEPEPPVIKKEQEEPEPPVIKEEQEEPEPPVIKEEQEEPQPPMIKEEQEEPQPPMVKEEQEKLCISKDEEQLDMKQETDTFMEIPIHEENQNNEADLKEQQIFNVNDCQDEEGNQHEESLSTTNGHTHPKNREQRKRKDKRPVQNVDSSHKKTHTGEKDFTCKECEKSFTRKSILKMHMRIHTEEKDFTCKECDKSFISKSNLKMHMRIHSGERPFSCKECDKSFISKSNLNMHKVIHSEERPFSCKECNKSFTKKPNLKTHMKIHSGERPFSCKECNKSFTSKRNLKIHMRIHTGEKPFFCKECDKGFRQISHFKTHMRNHREEKPYSCKECDARFDFVSGLERHRRKHTGEKPFSCKDCKKSFKRKCNLKIHMRIHTGERPFLCKECNSSFTFENGLKIHMRNHTGERPYSCKECDKSFIQMCELKAHMITHTGERPFVCKECDKTYFQMSALKAHMRTHTGERPYSCKECAKSFRQRSHFRTHMRTHTGEKPFFCKECDKSYIQMSDLKAHMRTHTGERPYSCKECDKSFRQRSHFRTHMRTHTGERPYSCKECDRSFRYGYGLKRHIRIHAGEESFSC; this is encoded by the coding sequence ATGATTAAAGAGGAGCatgaagaaccagaacctccagagattaaagaggagcaggaagaaccaGAACCGCCAGAGAtaaaagaggagcaggaagaaccaGAGCCTCCATTGATTAAAGATGAGCAGGAAGAACCAAAACCTCCAATGgttaaagaggagcaggaagaaccagaacctccaatTATTaatgaggagcaggaagaaccaGGACCTCCAATgattaaagaggagcaggaagaaccagaacctccagagattaaagaggagcaggaCGAACCAGAACCGCCAGAGAtaaaagaggagcaggaagaaccagaacctccagtgattaaaaaggagcaggaagaaccagaacctccagtgattaaagaggagcaggaagaaccgGAACCTCCAGTgattaaagaggagcaggaagaaccacaacctccaatgattaaagaggagcaggaggaaccaCAACCTCCAATGGTTAAAGAAGAGCAAGAAAAACTCTGCATCAGCAAGGATGAGGAGCAGCTTGAtatgaagcaggagactgatacctttATGGAGATTCCTATTCATGAAGAAAATCAGAACAATGAAGCAGATCTTAAAGAACAGCAGATCTTTAATGTAAACGATtgtcaggatgaagaaggaaaccaacatgaagaatcaTTATCAACTACAAATGGCCACACACACCCAAAGAACAGAGAACAGAGGAAGAGAAAAGACAAACGTCCTGTCCAAAATGTGGACAGCTCTCACAagaaaactcacacaggagagaaggaTTTTAcctgtaaagaatgtgaaaaaagttttaccCGTAAATCTATTCTCAAAATGcacatgagaattcacacaGAAGAAAAGGATTttacttgtaaagaatgtgataaaagttttattaGTAAATCTAATCTCAAAATGCACATGAGAATTCACTCAGGAGAgaggcctttttcttgtaaagaatgtgataaaagttttattaGTAAATCTAATCTCAATATGCACAAGGTAATTCACTCAGAAGAgaggcctttttcttgtaaagaatgtaataaaagttttactAAGAAACCTAATCTTAAAACGCACATGAAAATTCACTCAGGAGAgaggcctttttcttgtaaagaatgtaataaaagttttactAGTAAACGTAATCTTAAAATCCACATGAGAATtcatacaggagagaagccttttttttgtaaagaatgtgataaaggTTTTAGACAAATATCTCatttcaaaacacacatgagaaatCACAGAGAAGAGAAGCCttattcttgtaaagaatgtgatgcaCGTTTTGATTTTGTATCTGGTCTTGAAAGACACAGGAGAAagcacacaggagaaaagccgtTTTCAtgtaaagattgtaaaaaaagttttaaacgtAAATGTAATCTCAAAATACACATGAGAATTCATACAGGGGAGAGgccttttttgtgtaaagaatgtaattcaagttttacttttgaaaatggCCTTAAAATACACATGAGAAATCACACAGGAGAAAGGCCttattcttgtaaagaatgtgataaaagcttTATTCAAATGTGTGAACTCAAAGCACACATGataactcacacaggagaaaggcCTTTTgtatgtaaagaatgtgataaaaccTATTTTCAAATGTCTGCTCTCAaagcacacatgagaactcacacaggagaaaggccttattcttgtaaagaatgtgctAAAAGTTTTAGACAAAGATCTCATTTCagaacacacatgagaactcacacaggagagaagcctttcttctgtaaagaatgtgataaaagctaTATTCAAATGTCTGATCTCAaagcacacatgagaactcacacaggagaaaggccttattcttgtaaagaatgtgataaaagttttagacAAAGATCTCATTTCagaacacacatgagaactcacacaggagaaaggccttattcttgtaaagaatgtgatagaAGTTTTAGATATGGATATGGTCTCAAAAGACACATTAGAATTCATGCAGGAGAGGAGTCCTTTTCATGTTAA